A single genomic interval of Camelina sativa cultivar DH55 chromosome 11, Cs, whole genome shotgun sequence harbors:
- the LOC104728125 gene encoding protein PRD1-like, translating to MADPIHQSPSPLCANGHRSTVSLRSDQGGSFCFICFSNLVSDSRVPTVHVSYALHQLSIALSEPIFLRTLLTSHIHFLVSPLVHALSSIDDAPIAIQIMDTISLLSSAEGSSIGEDFLERVSDQLSSGALGWSRRQFHMLHCFGVLMSCGNIDVNSHIRDKEALVCQLVEGLQLPSEEIRGEILFALYKFSALQFTKQNVDGIEILSSLCPKLLCLSLEALTKTQRDDVRLNCVALLTILAKQGLLSNSHTNSVSSMSLDEADDDPMQTTETVVAKPCLNVLFAEAIKGPLLSTDSEVQIRALDLIFHYLSQESTPSRQIQVLVEENVADYIFEILRLSECKDQVINSCLRVLDLFSLTEQSFRKRLVIGFPSVIQVLHYVGEVPCHPFQIQTLKLISSCISDFPGIASSSQVQEIALVLKRMLERYYSQEMGLFADAFAIICSIFVSLLKSPSFAETPDVLTSLQESLRHAILASLSLPEKDPTQILHAVYLLSEVYAYCTAPTSINKTSCIELRHCVIDVCASHLVPWFLADVNEVSEEATLGIMETFHSILLQNPDIQAKEFAEMLVSADWFSFSFGCLGNFSTPKMKQRVYLMLSSLVDVLLEQKMGSHIRDAIPCLPTDPQDLLFLLGQDSSNNQELASCQSAALLIFHTSWIHNDRLADDKLVLASLEQYILLNRKSLLCAISESPAMLHLVNLYGLCRSHQNERYQISYSLEAERILFHLLNEYNWDLGSSNIHLESLKWLFQQENISKSLTYQIQKISQRNFIGNEVHNVYGDGRQRSLTYWFAKLISEGDNYAATLLVNLLEQLAEKGEQDTDVISILNLMIKIVSISPTASNHLIMNGIGNAIHKLVCGFTNSSLGTSFTTLLLLIFNILASVQPGVLVNDESLDAVIIKLLNYLRLRDTAITQNHEGTMVIGILSLVLYHSSDGALVEASRSIVLNSHLVSAINTVVAVACSKGPALTQYQDETDIGEALAFTLPLYFFSLRSLQIVLAGAVDWLMHFGTPQIKLIASCCLLELFTGLSQQIDIKREQLRCSSSYLKSMKAVLGGLDGKTWKEERRCLRPAHGTGLLQKKCQCPWRCLVRHQIPL from the exons ATGGCGGACCCAATCCATCAATCTCCGTCACCGTTATGCGCCAACGGCCACCGATCCACAGTCTCTCTGCGCTCCGACCAAGGCGGATCGTTCTGCTTCATCTGCTTCTCCAATCTCGTCTCCGACTCACGCGTCCCCACCGTCCACGTCTCCTACGCGCTCCACCAGCTCTCAATCGCTCTCTCTGAACCTATCTTCCTCCGAACCCTACTCACCTCTCATATCCACTTTCTCGTATCGCCTCTCGTACACGCTCTCTCTTCGATTGATGATGCTCCAATCGCTATCCAGATCATGGATaccatctctcttctctcttccgcTGAGGGATCTTCAATCGGTGAGGATTTTCTGGAGAGAGTCTCCGATCAGCTCTCTTCTGGTGCTTTGGGTTGGAGCCGACGACAGTTTCATATG CTCCATTGCTTTGGGGTTCTGATGAGCTGTGGCAATATAGACGTCAATTCCCATATCAGAGATAAAGAAGCTCTTGTTTGCCAACTCGTTGAAGGTCTTCAGTTACCGAG TGAGGAGATCCGTGGTGAAATCCTTTTTGCTCTGTACAAGTTTTCTGCTCTAcaattcacaaaacaaaatgtggATGGAATTGAGATTCTATCTTCATTGTGTCCTAAGCTCTTATGCCTATCTTTGGAAGCTCTTACAAAGACACAGAGAGATGATGTTCGCTTGAATTGCGTAG CCCTTTTGACCATCTTGGCCAAGCAAGGTCTTTTATCGAATTCACATACAAATAGTGTCAGCAGCATGAGCTTGGATGAAGCGGATGATGACCCTATGCAGACAACTGAGACTGTAGTCGCCAAGCCTTGTTTAAATGTCTTGTTTGCTGAGGCAATCAAAGGTCCACTTCTTTCCACTGACAGCGAGGTGCAAATAAGAGCCCTCGATCTTATCTTCCACTATTTATCCCAAGAGAGTACACCAAGCAGACAGATTCAAGTTCTGGTAGAGGAAAATGTTGCTGATTATATATTTGAGATACTGCGGTTATCAG AATGTAAAGATCAGGTCATCAACTCATGCCTCAGAGTCCTTGATCTATTTTCCCTAACCGAGCAGTCTTTTCGGAAGAGACTTGTTATTGGGTTTCCTTCAGTCATCCAAGTGCTTCACTATGTAGGCGAAGTTCCTTGCCATCCTTTTCAAATCCAGACACTGAAGCTTATTTCGAGCTGTATTTCTGATTTCCCTGGGATTGCTTCTAGTTCTCAAGTTCAGGAAATTGCTCTGGTTCTAAAAAGAATGCTTGAAAGATATTATTCGCAGGAGATGGGATTATTTGCAGATGCATTTGCGATTATCTGCTCAATTTTTGTTTCCCTATTGAAATCTCCATCGTTTGCTGAGACTCCAGATGTGTTAACATCATTGCAAGAATCCTTGAGACATGCCATTTTGGCCTCTCTTAGTCTCCCTGAGAAAGATCCAACGCAGATATTGCATGCAGTCTACTTACTCAGTGAAGTATATGCATACTGTACTGCACCAACATCCATAAACAAGACCAGTTGCATTGAGTTAAGACACTGTGTTATAGACGTGTGTGCATCACATCTAGTGCCATGGTTTCTCGCTGATGTCAACGAGGTCAGTGAGGAAGCAACTCTTGGCATAATGGAGACTTTCCATTCTATTCTGCTACAGAATCCAGATATTCAGGCCAAGGAGTTTGCAGAGATGCTTGTTTCAGCAGATTGGTTCAGTTTTTCATTTGGATGCCTAGGAAACTTTTCTACGCCTAAGATGAAACAGAGGGTATACTTGATGCTCAGTTCCCTCGTTGATGTTCTTCTTGAACAGAAAATGGGGTCACATATCAGAGATGCTATTCCGTGTCTTCCTACTGATCCACAAGATTTACTGTTTTTGCTCGGGCAAGATAGTTCCAATAATCAAGAATTGGCTTCTTGCCAGTCCGCAGCTCTGCTGATTTTCCATACCAGTTGGATACACAACGACAG GCTAGCAGATGATAAGCTGGTTTTAGCTTCTTTGGAGCAATACATTCTTTTAAACAGGAAAAGTTTATTATGCGCGATCTCTGAATCTCCAGCTATGCTCCACCTAGTGAATCTGTATGGTCTTTGCAGAAGTCATCAAAATGAGAGATACCAGATATCCTACAGTCTAGAAGCTGAGAGGATACTCTTCCATCTACTAAACGAATATAATTGGGACTTGGGTTCCAGTAATATTCATCTAGAATCTCTGAAGTGGCTTTTTCAACAAGAAAATATCAGCAAAAGTTTAACTTACCAGATCCAAAAGATCTCCCAGAGAAACTTTATTGGAAACGAAGTTCACAATGTATATGGAGATGGCAGACAGAGATCACTCACATATTGGTTTGCAAAGTTGATATCAGAAGGAGACAACTATGCTGCAACTCTTCTGGTTAACTTGTTGGAACAGCTCGCAGAGAAGGGAGAGCAGGACACTGATGTTATCTCTATTTTAAATCTGATGATCAAGATTGTTTCTATATCCCCAACTGCCTCCAACCATTTAATCATGAATGGCATTGGCAATGCAATCCATAAACTTGTTTGTGGCTTTACTAACTCATCCTTGGGAACATCTTTCACAACACTCCTTCTGCTAATATTCAATATTTTAGCTTCTGTGCAACCTGGAGTGCTTGTAAATGATGAATCATTGGATGCTGTGATTATAAAG TTGTTAAATTATTTGAGGCTGCGAGACACTGCCATAACACAGAACCATGAAGGTACGATGGTGATTGGTATTCTTTCTTTGGTTCTGTACCACTCGTCAGATGGAGCACTTGTTGAAGCTTCAAGAAGTATTGTGTTGAATTCGCACTTGGTATCAGCAATCAACACTGTGGTTGCTGTAGCTTGCTCAAAGGGTCCAGCATTAACTCAGTATCAGGACGAAACTGACATTGGGGAGGCTTTAGCATTCACGTTACCTCTCTATTTTTTCTCATTAAGAAG CTTGCAGATTGTTCTAGCTGGAGCAGTGGACTG GTTGATGCATTTTGGAACGCCGCAAATCAAGCTCATCGCCTCTTGTTGTCTTTTGGAATTGTTCACTGGATTATCACAGCAGATTGACATAAAAAGAGAGCAACTACGGTGTTCTTCGAGTTACCTGAAATCAATGAAGGCTGTTTTAGGTGGTCTT GATGGGAAGACATGGAAGGAAGAACGGAGATGCTTAAGACCAGCTCATGGTACAGGTTTATTGCAGAAGAAATGTCAGTGTCCTTGGCGATGCCTTGTTCGGCATCAAATACCTTTGTGA
- the LOC104723806 gene encoding pentatricopeptide repeat-containing protein At4g14170 — MYLAASSSCYSRPAKSLLVMFLKSRALSVTTTQSPPDLFSLLHHSPNAKHLRHLHAHLLRTSTYSDVVLCSKLVLAYSKLNRIFLPTSLSVFWHMPCRNIFSWNIIIGEFSRSGFASVSIGLFLRMWRESSVRPDDFTLPLVLRACSASREEKLGDLIHVLCLKLGFNASLFVSSALVIMYVDMGKILYARKLFDDMPVRDSVLYTAMFGGYVQLGEAILGLAVFREMMCSGFALDSVVMVSLLTACGQLGALKHGKSVHGWSIRRCSCFGLNLGNAITDMYVKCSNLDYAHGVFVKMPNRDVISWSSLILGYGLDGNVVMAINLFEEMLKEMIEPNAVTFLGVLSACAHGGLVEKSWLYLRLMQEYKIVPELKHYASVADCMSRAGLLEEAEKFLEYMPVEPDEAVLGAVLSGCKVHGNVEVGERVAKKLIQLEPGKAGYYVTLAGLYTSTGRFDEAESLREWMKEKQISKVPGCSSI, encoded by the coding sequence ATGTACTTAGCGGCTTCCTCTTCCTGCTATTCTCGTCCAGCGAAGAGTCTCTTGGTAATGTTCTTGAAATCCCGAGCTTTATCAGTAACCACCACACAGAGTCCTCCTGATCTCTTCTCCCTTTTACATCATTCCCCAAACGCTAAGCATCTACGCCATCTCCACGCTCATCTTCTTCGTACCTCTACCTATTCCGACGTCGTGCTCTGTTCCAAGCTCGTTCTCGCTTACTCCAAGCTGAATCGTATCTTTCTTCCCACTTCGCTTTCTGTCTTCTGGCACATGCCTTGCCGCAACATTTTCTCGTGGAATATAATCATCGGCGAGTTCTCAAGATCGGGTTTTGCGTCGGTTTCGATCGGATTGTTTCTTCGTATGTGGCGAGAGTCCAGCGTTAGACCAGATGATTTCACGCTGCCTCTTGTTCTACGAGCTTGCTCTGCTTCACGGGAAGAGAAGCTCGGGGATTTGATTCATGTTCTGTGTTTAAAACTTGGGTTTAACGCTAGTTTATTTGTTAGTTCGGCTTTAGTGATTATGTATGTTGATATGGGGAAAATTTTATACGCACGTAAGTTGTTCGACGATATGCCTGTTAGAGACTCTGTTCTTTATACTGCTATGTTTGGTGGGTATGTTCAGCTAGGAGAAGCTATCTTGGGTTTGGCTGTGTTCAGGGAAATGATGTGTTCTGGGTTTGCGCTGGATTCAGTGGTGATGGTGAGTTTACTTACGGCTTGTGGACAACTTGGGGCGTTGAAGCATGGCAAGAGCGTCCATGGGTGGAGTATTCGAAGATGCTCTTGCTTCGGCTTGAATCTCGGCAATGCCATAACAGATATGTATGTAAAGTGTTCAAATCTGGACTATGCACACGGAGTGTTTGTAAAGATGCCGAATCGAGATGTGATCTCTTGGAGCTCTCTTATTTTGGGTTATGGCTTGGACGGGAACGTCGTAATGGCTATAAATCTCTTTGAAGAGATGCTCAAGGAAATGATTGAACCTAATGCTGTCACTTTCCTTGGTGTCTTATCAGCTTGTGCCCATGGAGGTCTTGTGGAAAAGTCTTGGCTGTATCTCAGACTAATGCAGGAATATAAAATAGTTCCTGAGCTGAAACACTATGCTAGTGTGGCGGATTGTATGTCTCGAGCAGGTCTTCTGGAGGAAGCAGAGAAGTTTCTGGAATATATGCCTGTGGAACCTGATGAGGCTGTTTTGGGTGCGGTGTTAAGTGGGTGCAAGGTGCATGGAAATGTAGAAGTTGGGGAAAGAGTGGCGAAGAAGCTAATTCAACTTGAGCCTGGAAAAGCTGGCTACTATGTAACGTTGGCCGGTCTGTATACATCTACAGGTCGGTTTGATGAAGCTGAGAGTCTGAGGGAGTGGATGAAGGAGAAGCAGATTTCTAAGGTTCCCGGGTGTAGCTCAATATGA